The Elusimicrobiota bacterium sequence GCCCAGCATATTGATGTGCTCATACAATAACGGAGATAATCGGCTTACATCTTCGTCGTTCACCGGATATCCTTCCATTCGAAGTTGGTTCAATGCGGCCTCCATATATATGGTGTTCCACAACACTATCATGTTAAGTACAAGGCCGAGCGACCCCAACTGATCTTCCTGGCCTTCCCGATAATGCTGACGTAACTCGCCTCGCTTACCATGAAAGACTGCGCGGGCTAAGCTGTGGCGACCCTCTCCACGATTTAACTGAGTCAGAGTGCTCCTGCGCATGGCCTCGTCATCAATATACATTAGCGTGTGCAGGGTCTTCTCAATGCGGCCGAACTCTGCGATGGCTTGCGCCAATCGGGTTGGCCTGTCACCTACTTGAAGTGTACGCATAATTTCGGTGGCGTTTACTCTTCCAAGCTTTAGGGAACCAGCCAGCCGCAATATATCGTCCCAAAAGGGTATGATTTTCTTCAAGCTGAGCTGATGCATCGATATCGAATTGAGCAGACCGTAATCAGCTTTTGGATCAATCCTCCAGAAGCGGGTGCCTCCGACATCGGCTAAACGCGGACTGAAACGGTACCCGAGCAAGCGAAATAAGCCGAACACCACATCGCTATAGGCGCCGGTGTCAGTCATAATCTGCGTCGGTTGCAGGTCTGTTTGCTGCTCTAGCACTACCGCTAACAAGATTAGGCTATCCCGGAGTGTGCCTGGCACAACGATGCCATTCAAACCAGAGAACTGGTTCGACAGAAGATTGTACCAAGTAGCACCACTACCGATTCCGTAATATTTAGGGTTGGGGCCGGCATGTACAGTGCGCACTGGGACAACGAAACGGATACCATCCGCCGAGGCCACCTCGCCACCGCCCCATGCTTTTGCCAATTCAAGACGGCTTTGTGCAGCTACCAGCATCGCGTTGGCTGCTGTCAAGGTGTCATCTCGAATGTAATTCTGGTCTACCCAGGACAGCCGGTCGCGCTTGAGCGCGGTTACATCCCCTCGAATCAGTGGCTCCAGTCCGGTATTGCAGGCTTCAGCCATCAGCACCGCACACAAGCTGACATGCAGATCGGTGGCACGGGCCGTGCGTTCCGAGATGTGAGTGAACGCGTCGGTGAAGTTCGTTCGTGCAACAATCTCCAGCATGAGTTCTGGCAACTCTACTCGCGGCAACATGTTGGCAACTTTATCGCGTAGCGCGATCAGTGAGGCCGGTTCGTCCAATTTGTCCAGCGGACTGAGTACCAGTTCCTGTTTGTCGTTGGTCGTATCGAAACGCACTGCGGGGTTGTCAGGCAGCCTGGCGGCTACGGCGCGGTAGGTACGATCCAGTTCAGTGGCCATAGCGGTGAGGGTTGGCTCAGGATTGGCGGACAACCCGAGCGTTCGGCAGATAAGTGGACGTGTGGCTTCCCATTCGTCGCCTTTAAGTAGACCTGCACGCGGGTCGGCATAACGCCAGCTTGGCTCAACGAATACATCGCGTCGGCGTAAAGCGGTTTGCAATTTTTCGAGTACACAAAAGGTATAGGCATGTAAATCGAAAGATTTGTCATCGCGTTGCACATATTTTTTCCATGACTTGTTGGCTAAATCGAGCGGAGCATCGTTGCCGGGTTTCTTCAATGTGAGATTGGATCGTAACCAATCAAAGGCGGCTACAACTGGCTCACCGTCTGAGTTCGCCACGAACCGTACATGCTCAAGTAGTGCTGGCAGAAAGCGACGCACCGATCTGTATTTGGCATCCAACTCATCGTAGTACACGTTGTCAGCAGGTCGAATCATGGCATTAACGCCATCAACTGCCTGAATGAGTGTGTCGCGCGAAATTTTCTCAAACAATATGGTCCGCACCTCAGCATCGGGAAAACTGCTGTCCAGCAGAATTTGGCAGGCGCTGGCTAGCGTCGCAGCTGCTTTGTCAAGATCTTTCAGAGAGCGAAGGCGGGCTTTCTTATCTGCCCTAATAGCGGCATTAAACAGGTCGCGTAATAAA is a genomic window containing:
- a CDS encoding Tn3 family transposase translates to MPVSFLSNEQRENYGRYSAVLSPLDLARYFHLDDADHALIAKKRGDYNRIGFAVQLCTVRYLGTFLDDPLAVPASVIHTLANQLGIEAVGDLRAYSIGEQRWQHAAEIRTRYGYVEITERQVGFRLTRWLYSLCWTGTDRPSVLFERATTWLVTHKVLLPGCSTLERYIASLRSRVENRLWRSLGRGISSEQQARLENLLVIPEGNRNSLLDRLRTGPVRISGPSLVQALLRLHSVRELGIKLPTAHIPMSRLAALARYASTAKVSAILRLPNPRRLAMLVAFVHCLEATAQDDALEVLEALLRDLFNAAIRADKKARLRSLKDLDKAAATLASACQILLDSSFPDAEVRTILFEKISRDTLIQAVDGVNAMIRPADNVYYDELDAKYRSVRRFLPALLEHVRFVANSDGEPVVAAFDWLRSNLTLKKPGNDAPLDLANKSWKKYVQRDDKSFDLHAYTFCVLEKLQTALRRRDVFVEPSWRYADPRAGLLKGDEWEATRPLICRTLGLSANPEPTLTAMATELDRTYRAVAARLPDNPAVRFDTTNDKQELVLSPLDKLDEPASLIALRDKVANMLPRVELPELMLEIVARTNFTDAFTHISERTARATDLHVSLCAVLMAEACNTGLEPLIRGDVTALKRDRLSWVDQNYIRDDTLTAANAMLVAAQSRLELAKAWGGGEVASADGIRFVVPVRTVHAGPNPKYYGIGSGATWYNLLSNQFSGLNGIVVPGTLRDSLILLAVVLEQQTDLQPTQIMTDTGAYSDVVFGLFRLLGYRFSPRLADVGGTRFWRIDPKADYGLLNSISMHQLSLKKIIPFWDDILRLAGSLKLGRVNATEIMRTLQVGDRPTRLAQAIAEFGRIEKTLHTLMYIDDEAMRRSTLTQLNRGEGRHSLARAVFHGKRGELRQHYREGQEDQLGSLGLVLNMIVLWNTIYMEAALNQLRMEGYPVNDEDVSRLSPLLYEHINMLG